The sequence AGGAGACGGTTCGATCACGCCGGACGACATCGAGGTGATCGACATCGACCGTGCGGCCGACCGGCCCGGCGGAACGCGCTTCGGGTCGCTCGTTCACGTCCTGCTGGCGACGGTGCCGCTTGAAGAGCCCAGCGGCGCTCCGGGAGTGTTCGCCGGACTGGCGCGCCTCCACGGCCGCGTGCTGGGGGCCACGGACGACGAGGTGGAAGCGGCCGCCGAGGTGGCAATCCGGACGCTGGCGCATCCGCTCATCGCCCGCGCCCGCGGCGCCCTCGCCCGGGGCGAGTGCCGGCGCGAGGTGCCGGTCAGCATGCTCGACGATGACGGCGTGTTGATTGAAGGCGTCGTCGACGTGGCCTTCCGCGAAGACGGCGCCTGGATGGTCGTCGACTACAAGACCGACCGCGAGCTGGACGAAGCCGACGATGCGCTCGACGTCTATCGACGGCAGGTCGCTCTCTACGCCGGGATGATCGCGCGCGCCACAGGTGAGCCCGCCCGCGGCGTGCTGTTGAGGATCTAGCAGCCCGTGGCTGTGTGACAGAATGGCGGAGGGTTCCACGCGGTGAGCGCCAATAGAAGGAAGCGGTCGTCGGGCGATCGGCCGACGACCGCACACTCGATGCGCCGTGTGGTCCGGCCCGGCAAGCCGGCCTGGGTTGCGGGATCGGTTCTCGGACCGGTTCTCGCGCTGGCGCTGATAGCTGCGGCGGCGAGCATCGGCGTCATCCGGTCGGCCGGTGGGGGCGTTACCACCGCCGAGACGATTGCCCGCCAGACGTCCGCCGGCGATGCCGAATCACTTCGCGTCAACGTGCTCCGGCGTTTCGCGCACGACACGTCCGCCTACACCCAGGGCCTGATCTGGTCGGAAGGCAAGCTCTACGAGAGCACCGGCCAGTACGGCGCCTCGACCCTCCGGCGCGTCGATCCGCAGACGGGTGCGGTGGAGCACCGCGTTGCGATTTCGCCTGCCTTCTTCGGCGAGGGTCTCGCCCGGGTCGGAAACCGCCTGATCATGCTCACCTGGAAGGCGCAGCGGGCCTTCGTTTTCGAGTTCGACAGCTTCACGCCCACCGGGAGCTTCAACTATCGGGGCGAAGGGTGGGG comes from Acidobacteriota bacterium and encodes:
- a CDS encoding glutaminyl-peptide cyclotransferase, which gives rise to MRRVVRPGKPAWVAGSVLGPVLALALIAAAASIGVIRSAGGGVTTAETIARQTSAGDAESLRVNVLRRFAHDTSAYTQGLIWSEGKLYESTGQYGASTLRRVDPQTGAVEHRVAISPAFFGEGLARVGNRLIMLTWKAQRAFVFEFDSFTPTGSFNYRGEGWGLCDDGSRLIMSNGSDRLTFRDRETFEPVGDVGVTLRGLPLPQINELECVDGAVYANVYQQEFLVRIDPATGRVTQYIDAAGLLTLEERRGTDVLNGIAYDPDAETFYLTGKLWPAMFEVTFE